A segment of the Acidobacteriota bacterium genome:
ACCACGGCGGCGTGGAGTTGGTTCTCGTCACGCATCGGGGCGGTGCAGCCTTCGAGGTAGCTCACGTAGCTCCCCTCGTCGGCGACGATCAGCGTCCGCTCGAACTGCCCCGTCTTCGCCGCGTTGATGCGGAAGTAGGTCGACAGCTCCATCGGGCAGCGCACGCCGGGCGGGATGTAGCAGAACGAGCCGTCGCTGAAGACGGCCGAATTGAGCGCCGCGAAGAAGTTGTCGTTCGGCGGTACGACCGTGCCGAGCCACCGGCGGACGAGGTCGGGGTGCTCGCGGACGGCCTCGGAGAAGGAGCAGAACACGATCCCCAGCTCGGCGAGCTTCTCCCGGAACGTCGTCGCCACCGACACGCTGTCGAAGACCGCGTCGACGGCGACGCCGGCCAGTACCGCGCGCTCGGCGAGCGGAATCCCGAGCTTCTCGTACGTCTCGAGCAGCTCCGGGTCGACCTCGTCGAGGCTCTTGGGACCGTCCTTTCGGCTCTTGGGCGCGGCGTAGTAGCTGATCGCCTGGTAATCGATCGGCGGATAGTTCACGAACGCCCAGTGCGGCTCCGCCATCTTCTGCCAGGCGCGGAACGCCTTGAGCCGCCATTCGAGCAGCCAGTCCGGCTCCCGCTTCTTCGCCGAGATGGCCCGGATGACCGACTCGTCGAGGCCGGGGGGGAGCGTCTCCTGCTCGATATCGGTGACGAAGCCGTACTTGTATTCGGCCTGCGCCAGTTGTTCCGCCGACGGTCGTTTCCGGCTCATGCCTTCCGCCTCCCGGTCGAGGTTCAGTTCCGCCCCGCTGCCGGCGGCGGCCCGCCGCAGCCGGCCCGGGGCAGGGGACGCGCCGACACCGCCGCCGCCACGGCGTCGACGTGCTCGGTGACCTGAGCTTCGGGATGGACGAGGTCGGCGAGCGTGATCTTCGAAAGGTAGTCCTGAACGAGCTGTCCCAGGGTCATCCAGACGGGGCGGATGCCGCAGCCGCCGGTGTGCACGCAGGCGTCGGTCTCCTCGTCGCCATGGCAGCGTTCGAGTTCGAACATCGGGCGGCCGAGGCCCGCGAGCGCCTGGGCGAGCGAGATCCGTTCCGGCGCATCGGCGAGAACGTAACCGCCCTCCTTGCCGCGGAAGCTGCGCACGAGCCCGGCCTCGCGCAGCCGCGCCAGGATCTTCGCCGCCGTTTCGTCGGTGAGCCCCTCCGACTCGGCGATCTGGCCGATGGTCAGCTTGGTTCCCGTCCGCGCCAAGAGGCTCAGGCAGCGGAGGGCGTTGTCCTCGAGCACGCTGATGCGCATCCTCGCCTCCGGAGCCGAGGTTACTCAATCTGGAATGGAATGGCAAGTATAAATAAGAGCGAGTTAGCCGGACGGACTCGCGGCGGGGCTCAGTACCCGCGACCGCCGGCCGGCTCCGCCCAGAGGAGGGGCCTGCTCGAAGGTGCGGAACTCCGCGCGAGTCATCGAGCGGGAGGTGCACCCTCGATGGTGCGAAATCCTGTGCAACTCGTTGCCGGACAAAGAGTTGGCCCGGTTTTTCCGGCACCGAGCCGTCCTGGACCGCAACCTCTCG
Coding sequences within it:
- the sufB gene encoding Fe-S cluster assembly protein SufB yields the protein MSRKRPSAEQLAQAEYKYGFVTDIEQETLPPGLDESVIRAISAKKREPDWLLEWRLKAFRAWQKMAEPHWAFVNYPPIDYQAISYYAAPKSRKDGPKSLDEVDPELLETYEKLGIPLAERAVLAGVAVDAVFDSVSVATTFREKLAELGIVFCSFSEAVREHPDLVRRWLGTVVPPNDNFFAALNSAVFSDGSFCYIPPGVRCPMELSTYFRINAAKTGQFERTLIVADEGSYVSYLEGCTAPMRDENQLHAAVVELVALEGAHIKYSTVQNWYPGDAEGRGGIYNFVTKRGKCAGRRSKISWTQVETGSAITWKYPSCILLGDESVGEFYSVAVTRGRQQADTGTKMIHIGKNTRSTIVSKGISAGHGQNTYRGLVRINKGADNARNYSQCDSMLIGDKCGAHTFPYIDVANPTATVEHEASTSKIGEDQIFYCQQRGLSPEDAVSLIVNGFCKEVFRELPMEFAVEAQKLLSVSLEGSVG
- a CDS encoding Rrf2 family transcriptional regulator, giving the protein MRISVLEDNALRCLSLLARTGTKLTIGQIAESEGLTDETAAKILARLREAGLVRSFRGKEGGYVLADAPERISLAQALAGLGRPMFELERCHGDEETDACVHTGGCGIRPVWMTLGQLVQDYLSKITLADLVHPEAQVTEHVDAVAAAVSARPLPRAGCGGPPPAAGRN